One Bombus pyrosoma isolate SC7728 linkage group LG11, ASM1482585v1, whole genome shotgun sequence DNA segment encodes these proteins:
- the LOC122572795 gene encoding NADH dehydrogenase [ubiquinone] flavoprotein 1, mitochondrial, translated as MAGTIVRCFQLPRRQLGFLGSPLSSQQQRTFADAAPEGKKKGGPLADQDRIFTNLYGRHDWRLQGALKRGDWYKTKEIIEKGADWIINEIKVSGLRGRGGAGFPSGMKWSFMNKPSDGRPKYLVVNGDEGEPGTCKDREILRHDPHKLVEGCLIAGRAMGACAAYIYIRGEFYNEASNMQVAIAEAYQAGLIGKNACGSGYDFDIFVQRGAGAYICGEETALIESIEGKQGKPRLKPPFPADVGLFGCPTTVTNVETVAVAPTICRRGGAWFASFGRPRNHGTKLFNISGHVNNPCTVEEEMSIPLKELIERHAGGVIGGWDNLLGVIPGGSSTPVIPKSVCDTVLLDFDDLVRVQSSFGTAAVIVMNKQTDIIKAITRLISFYKHESCGQCTPCREGISWMYKIMRRFAQGQAEIHEIDMLWELTKQIEMHTICALADGAAWPVQGLIRHFRPEIEARIKERKQAVSN; from the exons ATGGCTGGCACCATTGTACGTTGTTTTCAGCTCCCAAGGAGACAATTGG GTTTCCTTGGGTCACCGTTGAGTAGCCAGCAGCAAAGAACATTTGCCGATGCCGCGCCCGAAGGGAAG aaaaagGGTGGCCCCCTGGCTGACCAGGATCGTATCTTCACAAATTTGTATGGTAGACATGATTGGAGATTACAGGGTGCTCTGAAAAGGGGAGATTGGTATAAGACCAAGGAGATTATAGAAAAAGGTGCAGACTGGATCATTAATGAGATTAAGGTATCTGGTCTGAGAGGCCGTGGAGGTGCAGGTTTCCCATCTGGCATGAAATGGTCCTTTATGAACAAGCCCTCTGATGGAAGACCAAAATACCTGGTAGTTAACGGTGATGAGGGTGAGCCTGGCACCTGCAAAGATCGTGAAATTCTACGCCACGATCCTCACAAGCTAGTAGAAGGTTGCTTAATTGCTGGCCGTGCTATGGGAGCTTGTGCAGCTTACATTTATATTCGTGGTGAATTTTATAACGAAGCGTCAAATATGCAAGTCGCCATTGCAGAAGCTTATCAGGCAGGCCTGATTGGCAAGAATGCTTGTGGCTCTGGCTATGATTTTGACATCTTTGTGCAAAGAGGAGCAGGAGCGTACATTTGTGGAGAAGAAACTGCCCTCATTGAGTCCATCGAAGGAAAACAGGGAAAGCCTAGGCTAAAGCCACCTTTTCCAGCCGATGTTGGATTATTTGGGTGCCCTACCACTGTCACAAATGTCGAAACCGTCGCTGTTGCCCCT aCTATATGCCGACGAGGCGGAGCGTGGTTTGCGTCATTCGGTCGTCCACGCAATCACGgaactaaattatttaacatctcGGGACACGTGAACAATCCATGCACTGTGGAAGAAGAAATGTCCATTCCTCTGAAGGAACTCATTGAAAGGCATGCTGGTGGAGTAATCGGTGGATGGGATAATCTGTTAGGTGTGATTCCAGGTGGATCTTCCACTCCGGTCATTCCCAAAAg CGTATGCGATACAGTGTTATTAGACTTCGATGATCTCGTTAGAGTACAGAGCTCATTTGGTACCGCAGCTGTGATCGTGATGAACAAACAGACTGATATTATTAAAGCTATTACGCGTCTTATCAGTTTTTATAAGCACGAATCTTGCGGTCAGTGCACTCCGTGCCGTGAAGGAATAAGTTGGATGTATAAAATCATGAGAAG GTTCGCCCAAGGACAAGCGGAAATACATGAGATAGATATGCTATGGGAGTTGACCAAGCAGATTGAAATGCATACTATTTGCGCTTTGGCAGATGGTGCAGCGTGGCCAGTTCAGGGACTGATCAGACATTTCAGACCGGAAATAGAAGCACGTATTAAAGAACGCAAGCAAGCAGTgtccaattaa
- the LOC122572796 gene encoding prolactin regulatory element-binding protein — MPSRRNNCDLLARVNFPLYTLQMLTGRHILVGGGGGSSKTGVANGFEIFELSHNGSQFVAEEVTRHETGPSVVMNCTTYSDQKRIWIAAGQESHCQLYDVSSKVVNMKNGEVVKGASSNSKEGIRHRKNIDKVEETVKPEEGIEEIKDDNSNIKSKKLQLIVKPADSVQTDFSEEEPLQRIVRINSNGRFMVTGGTDGHIRLWKFPQLHKLHDLDAHTKEIDDIDFSPDSTLIASVAKDGKAFLWNVSNGSKSKDLTWSPPNGLKYMYKRCRFRKLEEDKSKAQLFMLSNAVVGKNISFLQMWDVESGSVVKMVPYKETLSALAVSDDGKFVAVGTMFSGSVDIYIAFSLRRALHVPGAHSMFVTGLEFLPTKLDGPTIASNTETAVVSISVDNKICIHSIPFRHTLPFWFVIILIVLSICGAFIFCSYLGI, encoded by the exons ATGCCTTCCAGGAGAAATAATTGTGACCTGCTGGCCAGGGTGAATTTCCCGCTGTATACGCTGCAAATGTTGACGGGTAGGCATATCTTGGTCGGTGGTGGTGGAGGATCCTCGAAGACTGGGGTTGCTAATGGCTTT gaaatatttgaattgtcTCACAATGGATCTCAGTTCGTTGCGGAGGAAGTGACCAGACATGAAACAGGTCCCAGTGTTGTTATGAACTGTACAACGTACAGTGATCAAAAAAGGATCTGGATTGCAGCTGGTCAAGAGAGTCACTGTCAATTGTACGATGTGAGTAGTAAAGTGGTGAATATGAAGAATGGTGAGGTTGTTAAAGGAGCCAGCAGTAATTCTAAGGAAGGCATTAGACATAGAAAAAACATAGATAAAGTAGAAGAAACTGTTAAGCCTGAAGAAGGGATAGAGGAAATTAAGGATGACAATTCAAACATTAAGAGCAAGAAACTTCAATTGATAGTAAAGCCAGCAGATAGTGTACAAACAGATTTCAg CGAGGAAGAACCACTTCAGAGGATCGTTAGAATAAATTCAAATGGAAGATTCATGGTCACTGGTGGCACGGATGGTCATATAAGACTATGGAAATTTCCACAATTACACAAACTACATGATCTAGATGCTCACACGAAAGAAATAGACGACATAGACTTCAGTCCAGACAGTACACTGATCGCAAGCGTAGCAAAGGATGGCAAAGCGTTTCTATGGAATGTGAGCAATGGTTCTAAATCCAAGGACTTAACTTGGTCACCCCCAAATggattgaaatatatgtacaaaaggTGCAGGTTTAGGAAGCTGGAGGAGGACAAATCAAAAGCTCAACTCTTTATGCTCTCCAATGCAGTGGTTGGAAAGAATATTAGTTTTCTTCAAATGTGGGATGTGGAGTCTGGAAGTGTTGTCAAGATGGTACCATATAAAGAAACCCTGTCTGCTTTGGCAGTCTCGGACGATGGAAAGTTTGTGGCAGTTGGAACAATGTTCTCTGGTAGCGTGGACATATACATTGCATTCAGTTTGAGGAGAGCTTTGCACGTACCTGGTGCACATAGTATGTTTGTAACTGGCCTAGAATTCTTACCAACCAAGCTAGATGGTCCTACTATCGCTAGTAACACTGAAACTGCGGTTGTCAGCATTTCTGTGGATAACAAAATCTGTATACATAGCATACCGTTTAGAc ACACACTACCATTCTGGTTCGTCATTATACTGATTGTCCTTAGTATTTGTGGAGCGTTCATTTTCTGTAGTTATCTCGGAATATGA